A single genomic interval of Sceloporus undulatus isolate JIND9_A2432 ecotype Alabama chromosome 2, SceUnd_v1.1, whole genome shotgun sequence harbors:
- the CKS2 gene encoding cyclin-dependent kinases regulatory subunit 2 → MAHKQIYYSDKYFDENYEYRHVMLPRELSKQVPKTHLMTEEEWRRLGVQQSLGWVHYMIHEPEPHILLFRRPLPKGQQK, encoded by the exons ATGGCCCACAAGCAGATCTACTATTCCGATAAGTACTTCGACGAGAACTACGAGTACCG GCATGTGATGTTGCCAAGAGAGCTCTCAAAACAAGTACCAAAAACTCATCTAATGACTGAAGAGGAATGGAGAAGACTTGGTGTTCAGCAGAGCCTTGGCTGGGTCCACTACATGATTCATGAGCCAG AACCACACATCCTCCTTTTTAGAAGACCACTTCCAAAAGGCCAGCAGAAATAA